In Corylus avellana chromosome ca2, CavTom2PMs-1.0, the following proteins share a genomic window:
- the LOC132172417 gene encoding uncharacterized protein LOC132172417 — protein MACSRYAPARTRLIDALSIGVPFSVDTRFPEDVKYVCVDKPPLFVQLVEVIRVLATPYKLLTEAAIKDYFSAIVLMREMIHNTKVDRDRIVFCRKTFEAEFHLFWESAFRHPTE, from the coding sequence CTCGCACAAGGCTAATTGATGCTTTGTCAATTGGCGTCCCCTTTTCTGTGGACACTAGGTTTCCTGAAGATGTCAAGTACGTCTGTGTCGACAAACCGCCGTTGTTTGTGCAATTGGTTGAAGTTATACGAGTGCTTGCAACCCCTTACAAACTGTTAACTGAGGCAGCCATTAAAGATTATTTTTCTGCGATTGTTCTCATGCGTGAGATGATTCATAATACCAAAGTGGACAGAGATCGTATTGTTTTTTGTAGAAAAACTTTTGAGGCTGAGTTTCACTTGTTTTGGGAGTCGGCTTTTCGTCACCCTACGGAATGA